The Methanococcoides methylutens DNA window GAGGTCGCGATGAACAGTATGGATTTTGCTCCTCTTAACTATGAGAACGTAGATTCTGTTGTCGATACCATCGAACCTGAAGGTATCATTGATTTCAGGATGACACTCTCCTATAGTTATCTTGATGGAAAATATAATCGTGTGCCTCTAAGGAGCGATGTGTATCTTGTGCGTGCTATTCTTGAGTCTGAGGTACTTACCTTGAGGGTCAACCACATAGATGGTCAGGAGCGCACGGAATGTGGTCGGGTGGCAGATACGATCATAGATGAACTTCGACGTGGTGCATGATGGATGAATTTGGCTTCGTAGTGGCTTCACCTTTCAAGAAGAATGCTGCATCTTCTCTTTCTATAAAGGATTTTGAATTTGCATTGTCCTTTGACCTTAAATGGATGTCTCCTGCACAGGCATCAAAGGTGAGGGATCAGGCTATCATGTCTTCGATCCTGAAATTTGAAAATGGCGAACTTGTGCTGAACATGGATGCTGATGCAGTGTATATTCCTGCAGGGTTCAAACCATCTGAAGATCTCTTTCGGGAAAAAGGCAATATTGAGAGGATAATGGATCTTCTCATTACAAATAGCGATATGGATAAAAGGGATGTTGCTTCACGCATAAATATCAAACAGGATTCTCTGGCAGGGCTTATTGATGCGGAAGTAGCAGCTTTGCTGGTGGCTCATGAAATGGGATGTGATGTCGGAGACCTTTTTGATGTAGTCTATCAAAGAGTATCAGGTATTTCCGATCAACAATGATATTCATGTTTTCGCATAATCTTTATGTACTATTAATATAATTATGTGCAACTCCAGTTAATTATTAACTAATACATCTTCAAAGATGTTCGAACGCAGAAATGCGTGAGTAAGAAAATCTTGCGGAGGGACATTATGGGAAAAAAAACACAAGCTAAAATCTCAAGGAAAACCAATCCAAGGATTCCATCGTTAATCGCAGTGCTAAAAGACTCAGCACGTGACAACGACGCACCTATCTGGAAAGATATGGCAAAGAGGCTCGAGAAACCTAACAGGAACTATGCTGAGGTAAATCTGAGCAAGATCAACAGGTGTGCAGCAGAGAACGAACTGGTAATGATTCCTGGTAAAGTACTGGGTGCCGGTGTACTGGGACACGCTGTAACTGTTGCAGCATTGAGTTTCAGCACAACTGCTGTTGATAAGATCACAAGTGCAGGCGGAAAATGCATTACCATTGAACAGGTTCTGGAAGAAAATCCAGCAGGTTCTGGTATCAGGATCTTGAAGTGAGGTGTTTCAAATGACGGTAATCGATGCAAATGGTTTAATTATGGGCAGACTTGCAAGTAACGTTGCAAAGAGACTGCTTGCAGGTGAGAAGATCGCAATTGTAAATGCTGAGAATGCTGTGATCTCTGGTTCAAAGATAACAACCTTTGAAGAGTATGATGAGATCAGGAACATGGGCACACGTGAATTCGGTCCTTACTTCCCAAAGAGACCAGACAGGATCCTCAAGAGGACTGTCAGGGGAATGCTTCCATACAAGCGTACAAGGGGCAAGGAGGCAATGGCTAACCTTAAGATCTATGTAGGGATCCCTACTGAGTTCGAGGAAGCAGAACTTACAACTGTCGATGGAGCAAACATGACACGTTTGAGTTCTAACAAGTATGTGACCATTGGTGATCTTAGCCGCAAATTAGGATCAAAATTCTAAGGGAGATTTATTCATGTCTACTAAAGTTGTCAATTCATCAGGTAAGAACAAGACTGCAATTGCACGTGCAACAGTTTCTGCAGGTACAGGTAAGGCAAGGGTCAACAAGAAACCTGTTGAGATCTATGAACCTGAATTTGCAAAACTTAAGATCATCGAACCTCTTATGCTGGCAGGAGATGCAGTTTCCAGCCTTGACATTGATGTTAAGGTAAGTGGAGGCGGAATCATTGGTCAGGCAAATGCGATCAGGACTGCTATCGCAAGAGGTATTGTTGAGTGGACCAACGACACCGACCTAAGGGATGCTTTTATGGCATACGACAGGAACCTTCTGGTCAACGATTCCAGACAGAAAGAGACCAAGAAGTTCGGTGGACCTGGCGCTCGTGCTAAATATCAGAAATCTTACAGGTAAGGTAGGTAGTTACAATGATTCCAGTTCGCTGTTTCACATGTGGAAAAGTAATTGCAGGAAGCTGGGAAGAGTATACCAGGCGGGTGAAGGATGGAGAAGATCCTGCAGTTGTACTTGATGATCTTAATTTCACAAGATACTGTTGCAGGCGTATGTTCCTCGCACACGTCAACCTTGTGGATATAATGGCTCCGTATCAGTGAAAGGGACCGTAGGGTAGCCTGGACCATCCTTCGGCGTTCGGGACACGGTTCTTCTTTCAAGTCTGTGCGAACCACGCCGGTACCTGAGTTCAAATCTCAGCGGTCCCATGATTCCTTTTACAGGGATTACCGATAGGCAGCTGAGATTGTATATGACCATATTCGGAGGGATTCCGAATACCATTTCATATTTAACAGACCAAACTAACAAATGAATAAAACTACTTTTGGTTCATGGTTATTTGTTAATATATAATATCACTTATCGATATATCCAAATTGTTCTTTCTAATGACGGACTTTTTATAAGGTGATCATTTGAGCAAAGAGAAGTTTACTAGATATGAGCGTGCAAGGATCATCGGTGCGAGATCACTTCAGATAGCAATGGAAGCTCCAATACTGATCGAAGATGATAGCACTGATTCGCTGCACATAGCCACATTGGAATTTGAGAAAGGTGTTATACCAGTTACAGTGAAGAGAATTAAGAATAATTGAGGTGAATTTTATGGAATCTACAGAAAACATTGAAGTCAATGCTGAAGAAAGCGCAGCAGCACAGGAAGCAACCGAATCAACATCATTAGTGCCTATAGATGAATATCTGGCAGCAGGCGTACACATTGGTACACAGCAGAAGACCCAGAATATGATGAAGTTCGTCTACCGTGTAAGGACAGATGGTCTTTACGTGCTTGACATCCAGTCAACAGATGAGAGGATCAGGTCAATTGCACATTTCCTTTCAAAATATGATCCTTCCAGAATACTTGTTGTATCCGCACGTCAGTACGGTCAGTATCCTGCAACAATGTTCTCCAAGGCAGTAGGCGCAGTTTCAAGAGTTGGAAGGTTCATTCCAGGTACTCTTACAAACCCTGTACAGGAAGGTTTCTATGAGCCAGATGCAATTATTGTGACAGATCCTGCAGGAGATGCACAGGTAATCAAGGAAGCTGTCAGCGTGGGTATTCCTGTAGTTGCATTTTGTGATACCAACAACATGACATCCAATGTCGATCTTGTTATCCCAACCAACAACAAGGGTAGGAAAGCACTTTCACTTGTTTACTGGCTTCTTGCAAGGGAAGTTGCAAACGAAAGGGGCATTCCTTTC harbors:
- a CDS encoding DUF2240 family protein, with protein sequence MDEFGFVVASPFKKNAASSLSIKDFEFALSFDLKWMSPAQASKVRDQAIMSSILKFENGELVLNMDADAVYIPAGFKPSEDLFREKGNIERIMDLLITNSDMDKRDVASRINIKQDSLAGLIDAEVAALLVAHEMGCDVGDLFDVVYQRVSGISDQQ
- a CDS encoding DNA-directed RNA polymerase subunit N, with amino-acid sequence MIPVRCFTCGKVIAGSWEEYTRRVKDGEDPAVVLDDLNFTRYCCRRMFLAHVNLVDIMAPYQ
- the rpsB gene encoding 30S ribosomal protein S2; the protein is MESTENIEVNAEESAAAQEATESTSLVPIDEYLAAGVHIGTQQKTQNMMKFVYRVRTDGLYVLDIQSTDERIRSIAHFLSKYDPSRILVVSARQYGQYPATMFSKAVGAVSRVGRFIPGTLTNPVQEGFYEPDAIIVTDPAGDAQVIKEAVSVGIPVVAFCDTNNMTSNVDLVIPTNNKGRKALSLVYWLLAREVANERGIPFNYELTDFETGL
- a CDS encoding 50S ribosomal protein L13; this translates as MTVIDANGLIMGRLASNVAKRLLAGEKIAIVNAENAVISGSKITTFEEYDEIRNMGTREFGPYFPKRPDRILKRTVRGMLPYKRTRGKEAMANLKIYVGIPTEFEEAELTTVDGANMTRLSSNKYVTIGDLSRKLGSKF
- a CDS encoding 50S ribosomal protein L18e → MGKKTQAKISRKTNPRIPSLIAVLKDSARDNDAPIWKDMAKRLEKPNRNYAEVNLSKINRCAAENELVMIPGKVLGAGVLGHAVTVAALSFSTTAVDKITSAGGKCITIEQVLEENPAGSGIRILK
- a CDS encoding DNA-directed RNA polymerase subunit K, translating into MSKEKFTRYERARIIGARSLQIAMEAPILIEDDSTDSLHIATLEFEKGVIPVTVKRIKNN
- a CDS encoding 30S ribosomal protein S9; amino-acid sequence: MSTKVVNSSGKNKTAIARATVSAGTGKARVNKKPVEIYEPEFAKLKIIEPLMLAGDAVSSLDIDVKVSGGGIIGQANAIRTAIARGIVEWTNDTDLRDAFMAYDRNLLVNDSRQKETKKFGGPGARAKYQKSYR